Proteins encoded within one genomic window of Cryptococcus neoformans var. grubii H99 chromosome 4, complete sequence:
- a CDS encoding lysophosphatidate acyltransferase, with protein sequence MGISWLLKPVALVSTVALSTLGVLSRRYQRARLYFNITIYVSTLGLMSVWGVVVSILATAAGQRLNINYYVARSLYGLSAPLLGIKFEVEGEEHLEGLMTARDGQHQGAVLLSNHQSFLDILYIGRIFPKRAAIMAKKELKWTPLLGQFMSLSGAVFVNRKNRHDAVKALAIAGEDMKKKGVSLWIFPEGTRSSSPEPSLLPFKKGAFHLAVQAQIPIVPIVCENYHRLFNGRTRFDSGVLKIRVLPPIPTTGLTVDDVSSLAESTRESMLHALREISEPGPSSSISTSSAVSLAPSISENTTQPPAGAPIQLDISESGALRQRGVPSSGVSSEWSERKFEAQSEETTEDEMDEDAVLLKKPKENLA encoded by the exons ATGGGTATCTCCTGGCTCCTCAAACCCGTTGCCCTCGTATCTACCGTAGCACTTTCAACCCTTGGTGTCTTATCAAGGCGCTACCAACGTGCGCGATTGTACTTTAATATCACAATCTATGTCTCCACTTTAGGCCTTATGAGTGTCTGGGGTGTGGTAGTTAGTATTTTGGCAACTGCTGCTGGTCAG AGATTGAACATCAACTACTATGTGGCTAGATCACTCTATGGACTCAGTGCTCCTCTGCTTGGGATCAAGTTtgaggttgaaggagaggagcaTCTTGAGGGGCTTATGACGGCTAGGGATGGGCAACACCAGGGTGCTGTGCTTTTGAGTAACCATCAGAG TTTCTTGGACATTCTGTATATCGGAAGAATCTTCCCCAAGCGGGCAGCCATTATGGCGAAGAAAGAGCTCAAGTGGACTCCTCTCCTTGGTCAATTTA TGTCTCTCTCTGGAGCTGTATTTGTCAACAGAAAGAATAGACATGATGCAGTTAAGGCTCTTGCAATTGCTGGCGAGGAcatgaaaaagaagggt GTGTCTCTTTGGATCTTCCCCGAGGGAACGCGTTCGTCATCTCCTGaaccttcccttcttcctttcaaAAAGGGGGCTTTCCACCTTGCGGTCCAAGCTCAAATTCCTATTGTCCCTATCGTGTGTGAAAATTACCACAGACTCTTTAACGGACGCACAAGATTTGATTCCGGTGTTCTCAAGATCCGAG TGCTTCCCCCAATTCCCACAACCGGTTTGACTGTGGATGACGTTAGTTCTCTTGCCGAGTCCACTCGCGAAAGTATGCTTCACGCTCTCCGAGAAATATCCGAACCAGgaccctcttcttctatttCTACTTCTTCTGCAGTCTCTCTTGCGCCCTCCATATCTGAAAACACCACCCAGCCTCCCGCCGGTGCCCCCATACAACTCGACATCTCCGAAAGTGGAGCTCTCCGCCAGCGCGGCGTTCCGTCTAGTGGTGTCTCTAGTGAATGGTCTGAGAGAAAGTTCGAGGCGCAAAGTGAGGAGACAacagaggatgagatggacgaGGACGCGGttttgttgaagaagccgaagGAGAATCTGGCCTAA
- a CDS encoding FMN adenylyltransferase: protein MTDVSQSLHTLLERAQKQDPLGKLINEALVLIESVIDILGEEAVAISFNGGKDCTVLLHLYAAVLYARHTPSLPHHLLPKPSPNITIPPLPSRAPQEPLSPQPVLPPSLPACTPPSITPPTSNPSPPSSHPHSTHHHPPTDLPYPPIRSIYITAPNPFAELDEFVLSSSKLYGLDLYRFGGGMKAALEEWLGCGGGRGVKGVLVGIRQGDPNDAVDIIAPTDPSWPQFIRVHPILHWAYSDVWNFLLELQVPYCILYDHGYTSLGSTTNTLPNPLLKSGNVEGGWEPAHRLKDASQERAGRH, encoded by the exons ATGACAGACGTATCGCAGTCTTTGCACACTCTTCTGGAAAGAGCTCAAAAGCAAGATCCGCTCGGAAAGCTCATAAACGAAgccctcgtcctcatcgaGTCTGTCATTGATATCCTTGG GGAGGAAGCTGTGGCTATCTCTTTTAATGGAGGTAAAGATT GTACGGTGTTGCTGCACCTCTATGCTGCTGTCCTGTATGCCCGGCATactccttccctcccacATCATCTACTTCCCAAACCTTCACCAAATATAACGATCCCCCCGCTGCCGTCTCGTGCCCCGCAAGAACCTCTTTCACCCCAACCAGTTCTCCCACCTTCCTTGCCAGCATGTACACCCCCTTCTATCACCCCACCAACCTCCAACCCCTCCCCACCCTCTTCACACCCTCACTccacccaccaccacccgCCAACCGACCTTCCATACCCACCAATCCGTTCAATATATATAACGGCTCCCAACCCTTTTGCTGAACTCGACGAGTTTGtactttcatcctccaagCTGTATGGACTGGATTTGTACagatttggaggaggtaTGAAGGCTGCTTTGGAGGAATGGCTGGGAtgcggaggaggaaggggagtaAAAGGTGTTCTAGTCGGTATAAGGCAGGGTGATCCCAATGATG CTGTGGATATAATAGCACCCACCGACCCTTCTTGGCCCCAGTTCATCCGCGTCCACCCTATTCTTCATTGGGCGTACTCAGATGTATGGAACTTTCTCCTTGAACTTCAGGTGCCATACTGTATACTGTATGACCATGGCTACACATCATTGGGTTCAACGACAAATACTTTGCCGAACCCATTGTTGAAGAGCGGAAATGTGGAAGGGGGATGGGAACCGGCACATAGGC TAAAAGATGCAAGCCAAGAACGTGCTGGAAGGCACTGA
- a CDS encoding clathrin binding protein, protein MAMAPPRKGENWELRQQLNSEYRDKRADAIKRVIANHTIGKDCSGLFPDVVKNMQTDDLEQKKLVYLYLMNYAKTQPELVILAVNTFVKDTADPNPLVRALAIRTMSILRAEKILDYLASPLSRCLKDENPYVRKTAALCVAKVFDLKPELAIEYGFIETLRDLIGDGNPMVVANAVAALGDIHEASLNLPPPQPGSPNDDESPSSARPNQSLFIIDPPTLTKLLVALNECSEWGRIAILTTLARYRTNDEKESEHICERVMPQFQHVNAAVVLGAVKVIMIHMKNVTREDLLKSLTRKMAPPLVTLISSPPEVQWVALRNINLLLQKRPDILANEMRVFFCKYNDPSYVKVEKLEIMVRLANEKNVDTLLGELKEYASEVDVDFVRKAVRAVGQVAIKIDEAAGRCVSVLMELIETRVSYVVQEAVIVVKDIFRKYPHSYEGIIPALCANLEELDEPEAKASLIWLIGEYAEKIENADELLGAFLETFREESYTVQLQTLTAIVKLFLKKPDESQAIVQKVLQAATKDCDSPDVRDRAYIYWRLLSSDPAAAKSVVLSVRPPISLPQTTVSPAILEELIGEIATLASVYHKPAATFIGKGRLGADEMHKKSLDAEDDISREKALQAVVAGNQAENLLDFDDEPTPTNGESSIPAPGSGLGISSQAIASAAKSTNPLDELMDLFSTASMTTPVVQPGQPAAQAQASAQSSGGLGGLDGLAGLSSPPQSVSPQPAAPQNQQPQAAAQDDLLGLF, encoded by the exons ATGGCTATGGCCCCACCCCGCAAAG GCGAGAACTGGGAACTTCGCCAACAGCTGAACTCAGAGTACAGGGATAAGCGTGCAGATGCTATCAAGAGAGTCATTGCGAACCATACCATTGGCAAGGACTGTAGTGGTTTGTTTCCCGATGTCGTCAAGAATATG CAAACAGATGACCTGGAGCAAAAGAAACTCGTATATTTGTATCTCATGAACTATGCGAAGACACAACCTGAACTCGTTATCCTTGCCGTCAACACTTTCGTCAAA GACACTGCCGACCCCAATCCTCTTGTCCGAGCTCTTGCCATCCGCACCATGTCCATCCTTCGTGCCGAGAAGATCCTCGACTACCTCGCTTCACCTTTATCTCGGTGCCTCAAAGATGAGAACCCCTACGTCCGAAAGACTGCTGCTCTGTGTGTCGCCAAAGTGTTTGACTTGAAGCCAGAGTTGGCTATCGAATACGGGTTCATTGAAACTTTGAGAGATCTTATCGGCGATGGTAACCCTATG GTCGTTGCAAATGCTGTTGCCGCACTGGGGGATATTCATGAGGCTTCTCTTaaccttcctccccctcaACCTGGCTCGCCAAATGACGATGAATCTCCTAGCAGCGCCCGTCCCAACCAATCCCTTTTCATCATTGACCCCCCTACCCTTACCAAACTCCTTGTCGCTTTGAACGAATGTTCTGAATGGGGTCGTATTGccatcctcaccacctTGGCGAGGTATAGGACAaatgatgagaaggagagtgaACATATCTGTGAAAGAGTAATGCCCCAGTTCCAGCACGTGAATGCGGCAGTTGTGTTGGGTGCGGTAAAGGTGATCATGATTCATATGAAGAATGTCACCAGAGAAGATCTTTTGAAGTCTCTTACTCGAAAAATGGCTCCTCCATTAG TCACCCTTATTTCCTCACCGCCCGAGGTGCAATGGGTCGCCCTTCGTAacatcaatctcctcttgcaGAAACGTCCCGATATCCTTGCCAACGAGATGCGcgtcttcttttgcaaATATAACGACCCTTCCTACGTCAAGGTGGAGAAGCTTGAGATTATGGTCAGATTGGCGAACGAGAAGAATGTGGACACTTTGCTGGGGGAGTTGAAGGAATACGCGTCGGAGGTTGATGTCGATTTTGTTCGCAAGGCCGTCAGGGCGGTTGGTCAAGTTGCTATCAAGATTGATGAGGCTGCTGGACGATGTGTCAGCGTACTGATGGAGCTGATCGAGACAAGAGTTAGCTATGTCGTACAGGAGGCTGTCATTGTCGTAAAG GACATCTTCCGAAAATACCCCCACTCATACGAAGGTATCATCCCCGCGCTCTGTGCCAATCTTGAGGAATTGGATGAGCCTGAGGCCAAGGCCTCTTTGATTTGGCTCATTGGCGAGTACgcagagaagattgagaatgCGGATGAGTTGCTGGGGGCGTTCTTGGAGACTTTCAGAGAGGAAAGCTATACT GTTCAACTTCAAACTCTTACAGCGATTGTCAAGCTGTTCCTCAAGAAGCCTGATGAAAGCCAGGCTATTGTCCAAAAAGTGCTCCAAGCTGCTACGAAGGACTGTGACAGCCCAGACGTCAGAGATAGAGCTTACATATACTGGAGATTGCTGTCATCCGACCCCGCTGCCGCCAAG TCTGTTGTTTTGTCAGTCAGACCACCTATCAGCCTTCCTCAAACCACTGTCTCTCCTGCAATCCTTGAGGAGCTTATTGGTGAAATCGCGACATTGGCGAGCGTATATCACAAGCCTGCGGCGACGTTCATAGGCAAAGGTCGTTTGGGTGCAGACGAGATGCACAAGAAGAGCTTGGA TGCTGAAGACGATATCTCACGCGAAAAGGCCCTTCAAGCTGTCGTTGCTGGTAACCAAGCCGAAAACCTGCTCGACTTTGACGACGAACCTACTCCTACCAACGGCgaatcttccatccctgCTCCGGGTTCAGGTTTGGGCATCTCTTCTCAGGCTATTGCGAGCGCAGCCAAGAGCACGAACCCGTTAGATGAATTGATGGACTTGTTCTCCACTGCTAGCATGACAACGCCAGTCGTTCAACCTGGCCAGCCTGcagctcaagctcaagcgTCAGCTCAGAGTTCAGGAGGTTTGGGTGGGCTTGACGGATTGGCAGGGCTGTCTAGCCCGCCGCAGAGTGTATCGCCGCAACCTGCAGCTCCGCAAAACCAACAACCGCAGGCGGCGGCTCAAGATGATTTGTTGGGACTGTTTTAG
- a CDS encoding telomere maintenance protein, with protein MSSLFEAAAAFEEAAAHGANPVILERSGKGQSSVVTMTDMSGASSRAPTSAEIDAVIAAAIANAPPPPPSDFNSDINRSVTPLMTNLLPSAVGSDGRVNLFVGNLPYRVRWQDLKDLFRKAGTVLRADVSLGPDNRSRGYGTVLMGSREDAARAIDRYNGYTWQTRTLEVRPDRLPPEYEPQSHPIHHNANPRSALYSFHNFPGPSHTPFSIPGHITPQSGQGWLPGQIPSSRPFSAAGGLIPGGMGISSSSSAVNLTSSTPIPGAQSPPSVFGAPSLPLSVQNTGLTAFHSLSQSPLAGSLTSGTGAAMPASVNAARRESLTPFGASLTSFDSTAAPLPSTSPNMVASRPTSSSDSVKPPSPGGSRAPPPGTLGPLPPSLFAGIKPAPAVDAMAPAIVGEVPAQSPNGGAGRLAAAPIPQLEGLANQGMGLGPPSTLHDRVIFVSNLPLSMQWQDLKDMLRPAGTIIRADVATDAHGKPRGFGTALFATEADATRAVLLFNDREIGGFRIRAHLERDIHPEVSQRSARNSVSGEPTSMGIQDHLTGIPEGVKDMLQSNGITPIDTSVPSTKPSSTSPIAKLPWSLNTSLQTHAAPGHGHPPPHGESPPSSHTPVFRHPHHPGPISMPPFHMEHGNSISPLHTRGLPPMTPSMPGFVFNYPETPPLHGHASHFMSPAAGPFSPGIPVTSPGAFQYNPFLNPAPGAPVNRFPSTSSNHPQAGSAALGTPTTQAFPNGPIGYGQYAGPPGGALQGKPDNSPKVRQGQDYFANAIPPQHATSATGNRMLSVGTLGGKEKLGSSPLSGGDGQNDSDEETKTLSPVGDELAKMAEDLTVDDENEDGEPVRRSPSGFSLSGLGSNAAVSPGGGRASMDDGKLGRH; from the exons aTGTCGTCCTTATTCGAGGCCGCCGCGGCCTTCGAAGAAGCGGCTGCACATGGGGCGAACCCCGTCATACTCGAAAGGTCAGGTAAAGGACAGTCCTCTGTA GTCACTATGACAGACATGAGCGGTGCGAGTTCCCGTGCTCCGACCTCGGCAGAGATTGATGCTGTCATTGCCGCTGCAATAGCCAAcgcaccaccacctcctccttcggACTTTAACTCTGACA TAAACCGTTCTGTAACGCCACTAATGACCAATCTTTTGCCTTCGGCAGTTGGTAGTGACGGGCGAGTCAACCTTTTCGTGGGGAAC CTCCCGTATAGAGTTCGATGGCAGGACCTAAAAGATCTTTTCAGAAAAGCAGGAACGGTATTGAGAGCGGACGTCAGTCTGGGGCCGGATAACAGGAGTAGAGGATACGGTACCGTTTTAATGGGCAGTAGGGAAGATGCAGCACGAGCAATAG ATCGCTACAACGGTTACACTTGGCAGACAAGGACTCTTGAAGTCCGACCTGACCGCCTCCCGCCAGAGTATGAACCCCAGTCCCATCCCATTCACCACAACGCCAATCCTCGCTCCGCCTTGTACTCTTTTCATAATTTCCCTGGTCCCTCTCATACACCTTTCTCCATCCCGGGCCACATCACCCCTCAATCTGGCCAAGGCTGGCTCCCTGGACAAATACCTAGTTCAAGACCATTCTCGGCCGCCGGTGGCCTGATACCCGGAGGCATGGGTATCTCATCGAGTTCAAGTGCTGTGAATCTGACGAGCTCGACACCGATACCTGGGGCGCAATCGCCTCCTTCTGTCTTCGGAGCCCCGTCTCTTCCACTCAGCGTACAAAATACGGGTCTTACTGCTTTCCACTCGCTTAGTCAGTCACCTCTTGCTGGATCTCTCACATCTGGTACTGGAGCCGCTATGCCTGCAAGTGTCAACGCAGCTCGCCGGGAGTCTCTCACACCCTTTGGAGCGTCCCTCACAAGTTTTGACTCTACAGCGGCCCCTCTCCCAAGTACGTCGCCTAATATGGTTGCTTCGCGGCCTACATCCAGCAGTGATAGCGTCaaacctccttctcctggtGGAAGCCGTGCACCTCCACCAGGTACGCTTGgcccccttcctccttccttgttTGCCGGTATAAAACCTGCGCCAGCTGTTGATGCCATGGCACCTGCGATTGTAGGGGAGGTACCAGCACAGAGTCCGAATGGAGGTGCGGGCAGATTGGCGGCGGCGCCGATCCCTCAATTGGAAGGGCTGGCCAACCAGGGGATGGGATTGGGTCCTCCTAGCACGTTGCATGACCGAGTGATTTTTGTCTCAAAC TTGCCTTTGTCGATGCAATGGCAAGATCTGAAAGATATGTTAAGGCCTGCGGGAACCATCATTCGAGCAGA CGTTGCCACCGATGCCCACGGAAAGCCTAGAGGATTCGGGACTGCATTGTTCGCTACCGAGGCCGATGCCACAAGAGCTGTTCTTTTGTTCAATGA CCGCGAGATCGGTGGTTTCCGGATTCGTGCTCACTTGGAGAGGGACATCCACCCTGAAGTTTCTCAACGTAGTGCCAGAAACTCGGTATCTGGCGAGCCCACTTCAATGGGTATCCAGGACCATCTGACTGGCATCCCGGAAGGCGTCAAGGATATGCTCCAAAGCAATGGCATTACTCCGATCGACACCTCAGTTCCTTCCACCAAGCCTAGTAGCACTTCCCCCATCGCCAAGCTCCCTTGGAGTCTGAACACTTCTTTACAGACTCACGCCGCCCCAGGGCATGGCCATCCCCCTCCTCACGGCGAATCACCGCCTAGCTCTCACACTCCCGTGTTCCGTCATCCGCACCATCCCGGTCCCATCTCCATGCCTCCCTTCCATATGGAACACGGGAATTCCATATCACCACTTCACACCCGCGGTCTCCCTCCTATGACACCTTCCATGCCTGGGTTCGTTTTCAATTATCCCGAGACGCCCCCTCTTCATGGGCACGCCTCTCATTTCATGTCTCCTGCCGCTGGACCATTTTCGCCAGGCATACCTGTCACATCACCCGGTGCATTCCAGTACAACCCTTTCCTCAACCCTGCTCCTGGAGCTCCTGTTAACCGCTTCCCTTCTACTTCTAGTAATCACCCACAAGCCGGTTCAGCCGCACTGGGCACACCTACGACGCAAGCGTTTCCTAACGGGCCTATTGGATATGGACAGTATGCCGGTCCTCCAGGTGGGGCGTTACAGGGTAAGCCTGACAATTCACCGAAAGTCAGGCAAGGGCAGGATTACTTTGCCAATGCGATCCCTCCCCAACATGCTACTTCCGCGACTGGAAATAGGATGTTGAGCGTTGGTACTTTGGGCGGGAAAGAGAAGTTGGGGAGCAGCCCACTGAGCGGAGGGGATGGTCAGAACGATTCAGACGAAGAGACGAAAACGCTGTCCCCGGTGGGTGATGAGTTGGCGAAGATGGCGGAAGATTTGACGGTTGATGACGAGAACGAGGATGGGGAGCCCGTGAGGCGGAGTCCGAGTGGGTTCAGCCTCTCGGGTTTGGGTTCAAATGCGGCGGTTAGCCcaggtggtggaagagctAGTATGGACGATGGAAAGCTGGGTAGGCACTAA
- a CDS encoding chaperone regulator, with protein MLPTTLFFLLTLALLGGCLAESLYSVLGVRKDASDADIKKAYRKLSKKYHPDINPDEAAHEKFIQVSKAYEVLSSSETRTIYDRHGEQGLKQHEAQKSGGSQDPFARFFGGGAAQEQKGPGLITNVEVSLADMYTGRTLEFQIPRRVICPHCHGSGAESEKDIHTCNKCGGQGVVVQRHQVFPGMFTNVQMTCPHCNGKGKQITRSCHVCRSEKTVQTQHTLALHIPAGAPEGFEEIFHGEADEQIDMEAGDVVVRVRSKLNEGEGAWRRKENGILGRVTLSVAEALLGFERRLTHLDGRTITLSRTGTTQPGEVEVIEGEGMPSYMDIPPGDMFIEYSVVFPTAVSPETRQKLSDILKYAPPVHHDEL; from the exons ATGCTCCCTAcaactctcttcttcttactGACATTAGCCTTACTAGGCGGATGCTTGGCGGAATCCCTTTACAGCGTTTTAGGAG TGAGAAAGGACGCTTCAGACGCTGATATCAAGAAGGCATATCGG AAATTGTCAAAAAAATATCATCCCGATATTAATCCTGATGAGGCGGCCCATGAAAAATTCATCCAAGTTTCTAAAG CTTATGAAGTTCTGTCAAGCTCTGAGACAAGAACGATTTACGACAGACATGGCGAGCAGGGTTTGAAACAACATGAAGCTCAAAAGTCTGGTGGAAGCCAAGATCCGTTTGCCAGATTCTTTGGAGGAG GTGCTGCACAAGAGCAGAAGGGTCCTGGATTGATCACGAATGTTGAAGTTTCCTTGGCGGACATGTACACGGGCAGAACGTTGGAG TTCCAAATACCTCGACGAGTCATCTGTCCTCATTGTCACGGATCAGGAGCAGAATCTGAGAAGGATATTCATACATGTAACAAGTGTGGAGGACAAGGAGTGGTCGTTCAGCGACATCAGGTCTTCCCCGGAATGTTCACCAATGTCCAAATGAC ATGCCCTCATTGTAACGGCAAAGGCAAACAAATCACTCGCTCATGCCACGTCTGCCGCTCTGAAAAGACTGTTCAAACCCAGCACACTCTCGCCTTACACATTCCTGCCGGTGCACCCGAAGGGTTCGAGGAGATTTTCCATGGAGAAGCGGATGAACAGATTGATATGGAAGCGGGCGATGTGGTGGTAAGGGTTAGGAGTAAGTTGAATGAGGGTGAAGGGgcgtggaggaggaaagagaatgGGATTTTGGGAAGGGTAACTTTAAGTGTGGCTGAG GCATTGCTTGGATTTGAAAGACGCTTGACGCACCTTGATGGTCGTACAATTACATTGTCACGGACAGGAACGACCCAGCCTGGAGAAGTAGAGGTGATCGAAGGAGAGGGT ATGCCATCGTACATGGACATTCCGCCCGGAGACATGTTTATTGAATATTCTGTTGTTTTCCCCACAGCAGTATCCCCAGAGACTAGACAGA AACTCTCCGATATATTAAAGTATGCGCCACCTGTGCATCACGACGAGCTGTAA